The Centroberyx gerrardi isolate f3 chromosome 19, fCenGer3.hap1.cur.20231027, whole genome shotgun sequence genome has a segment encoding these proteins:
- the LOC139908231 gene encoding sodium-dependent neutral amino acid transporter B(0)AT3-like, which yields MADLGGSRREERPKWANKAQYLLSCIGFAVGVGNVWRFPYFCQIHGGGAFLIPYLIALVFEGLPLLYLELAIGQRLRMGSVGVWKAISPFLGGVGIATMVVSFLVCLFYNTIVAWVLWYLFNSFQDPLPWSQCPLNDNHTAYNKECVESTPVNYFWYRETLNITPDIAISGSLQWWMVVCLATAWCVVYICFIRGIETIGKAVYVTVTFPYLVLTIFLVRALTLPGATDGLVYLFTPEWETLKNPQVWLDAATQIFFSLSVAFGGLIVFSSYNPPNNDCEKDAVVVGLVNSATSLYASISVFSILGFKANSNYITCLDSNILALTNHFEFSDQNITVDNYDHWFEYLNGTFPDEVSSLNLRHCNLQTFLDQSASGTGLAFIVFTEAVIEMPGSQVWAVLFFVMLFSLGLSTMFGNLEGVLNPLHELNMVPKWIPKELFTALVCLICFLVSLIFTLGSGNYWLEVFNSYVGSVPFLVIAFFEVVGVVYVYGLRRFSEDIHFMTGRKPNIFWKVCWVFISPLMLLVVFLAYVAVQSQKHPTYPAWNPNYVDFPKTEVTPYPDWVFAIIVFLSALPVAPIPLVALYRLICCGIFRRSSEVSRNRPNPYANDGYAVDT from the exons ATGGCAGATTTAGGGGGCtcaaggagagaagagaggcccAAGTGGGCCAACAAGGCCCAGTACCTGTTGTCCTGCATTGGATTTGCTGTGGGAGTGGGCAATGTGTGGCGTTTTCCCTACTTCTGCCAGATCCATGGAGGAG GTGCGTTCCTCATCCCCTACCTGATAGCGCTGGTATTTGAGGGTCTTCCCTTGCTCTACCTGGAGCTGGCTATAGGACAGAGGCTCCGCATGGGCAGCGTCGGAGTCTGGAAGGCCATCTCACCATTTCTGGGTGGAGTCG GCATAGCCACCATGGTGGTTTCCTTCTTGGTGTGTTTGTTCTACAACACCATTGTGGCCTGGGTCCTCTGGTACCTCTTCAACTCCTTCCAGGACCCCCTGCCCTGGAGTCAATGCCCACTTAATGATAACCACACCG CCTATAACAAGGAGTGTGTGGAGAGCACTCCAGTGAACTACTTCTGGTACCGTGAGACCCTGAACATCACACCTGACATTGCAATCAGTGGCTCCCTGCAGTGGTGGATGGTCGTCTGTCTGGCCACCGCCTGGTGTGTGGTCTACATCTGCTTCATCAGAGGCATCGAGACCATTGGAAAG GCTGTGTATGTGACAGTTACGTTCCCTTACCTGGTACTGACTATTTTCCTGGTGCGTGCCCTCACTCTACCTGGAGCCACTGATGGACTAGTCTACCTCTTCACTCCTGAG TGGGAGACTCTGAAGAACCCCCAGGTGTGGCTGGATGCTGCCACCCagatcttcttctctctctctgtggccttTGGAGGCCTCATTGTTTTCTCCAGCTACAATCCTCCAAA TAATGACTGTGAGAAGGATGCAGTTGTGGTCGGGCTGGTGAACAGTGCTACATCCCTCTAtgcctccatctctgtcttttccaTCCTTGGGTTTAAAGCAAACTCCAACTACATTACCTGTCTTGACAG CAACATCTTGGCTCTGACCAACCATTTTGAGTTTTCAGACCAGAACATAACAGTGGACAACTATGATCATTGGTTTGAATACCTGAATGGGACATTTCCAGATGAGGTCTCCAGTTTGAACCTGAGGCATTGCAATCTGCAAACTTTCCTTGACCAG AGTGCATCAGGTACTGGCCtggcatttattgttttcactgAGGCGGTGATAGAGATGCCAGGCTCTCAGGTGTGGGCCGTACTGTTCTTCGTCATGCTCTTCAGCTTGGGTCTCTCAACTATGTTTGGAAACTTGGAAGGAGTCCTCAACCCCCTCCATGAATTAAACATGGTACCCAAGTGGATACCCAAGGAGCTCTTCACAG CATTAGTTTGCTTGATATGCTTCCTGGTGTCTCTGATCTTCACCCTGGGTTCGGGGAACTACTGGTTGGAAGTCTTTAATTCCTATGTGGGCTCTGTTCCTTTCCTCGTCATCGCCTTCTTTGAGGTCGTTGGGGTGGTCTATGTCTACGGACTGAGACG TTTCAGTGAGGACATCCACTTCATGACAGGGAGAAAACCCAACATCTTCTGGAAGGTCTGCTGGGTGTTTATTAGTCCTCTGATGTTGCTAGTGGTCTTCCTAGCCTATGTTGCTGTCCAGTCACAGAAGCACCCCACCTATCCTGCATGGAACCCTAACTAT gTGGATTTCCCCAAAACAGAAGTGACGCCTTACCCAGACTGGGTGTTTGCCAtcattgtcttcctctctgcgCTGCCTGTAGCTCCCATTCCCCTGGTAGCTCTTTACAGACTGATCTGCTGTGGGATCTTTAGGAGGTCCTCTGAAGTCTCTCGGAACAGGCCCAACCCTTATGCCAACGACGGCTATGCTGTGGATACATAG
- the LOC139908230 gene encoding sodium-dependent neutral amino acid transporter B(0)AT3-like, whose protein sequence is MADLGGSRREERPKWANKAQYLLSCIGYAVGVGNVWRFPYFCQIHGGGAFLIPYLIALVFEGLPLLYLELAIGQRLRMGSIGVWDTISPFLGGVGIAALVVNFLVGLFFNTLVAWVLWYLFNSFQDPLPWSQCPLNDNHTAYNKECVVSTPVNYFWYRETLNITPDIEISGSLQWWMVVCLATAWCVVYICLIRGIETIGKAVYVTVMFPYLVLTIFLVRALTLPGATDGLVYLFTPEWETLKNPQVWMDAATQIFFSTGIGFGCLIVFASYNPPNNECERDAVVVGLVNSATSLYASISVFSILGFKANSNYITCLDSNILALTNHFEVSDQNITVDNYDHWFEYLNGTFPDEVSSLNLRHCNLQTFLDQSASGTGLAFIVFTEAVIEMPGSQVWAVLFFAMLFSLGLSTMFGTLEGVLNALQELNMAPKWIPKELFRALVCLICLLGSLIFTLGSGNYWLEVFNSYVGSAPLLIIGFFEVVGVVYVYGLRRFSEDIHFMTGRKPNIFWKVCWVFISPLMLLVVFLAYVAVQSQKHPTYPAWNPNYVDFPKTEVTPYPDWVFAIIVFLSALPVAPIPLVALYRLICCGIFRRSSEVSRNRPNTYANDGYAVDT, encoded by the exons ATGGCAGATTTAGGGGGCtcaaggagagaagagaggcccAAGTGGGCCAACAAGGCCCAGTACCTGTTGTCCTGCATTGGATATGCTGTGGGAGTGGGCAATGTGTGGCGTTTTCCCTACTTCTGCCAGATCCATGGAGGAG gTGCGTTCCTCATCCCCTACCTGATAGCACTGGTGTTTGAGGGTCTTCCCCTGCTCTACCTGGAGCTGGCTATAGGACAGAGGCTCCGCATGGGCAGCATCGGTGTCTGGGACACCATCTCACCATTTCTGGGTGGAGTCG GCATAGCCGCCTTGGTGGTTAACTTCTTGGTGGGGTTGTTCTTCAACACCCTTGTGGCCTGGGTCCTCTGGTACCTCTTCAACTCCTTCCAGGACCCCCTGCCCTGGAGTCAATGCCCACTTAATGATAACCACACTG CCTATAACAAGGAGTGTGTGGTGAGCACTCCAGTGAACTACTTCTGGTACCGTGAGACCCTGAACATCACACCTGACATCGAGATCAGCGGCTCCCTGCAGTGGTGGATGGTCGTTTGTCTGGCCACCGCCTGGTGTGTGGTCTACATCTGCTTGATCAGAGGCATCGAGACCATTGGAAAG GCTGTCTATGTGACAGTTATGTTTCCTTACCTGGTATTGACTATTTTCCTGGTGCGTGCCCTCACTCTACCTGGAGCCACTGATGGACTGGTCTACCTCTTCACTCCTGAG TGGGAGACTCTGAAGAACCCCCAGGTGTGGATGGATGCTGCCACCCAGATCTTCTTCTCTACCGGTATAGGCTTTGGATGCCTCATCGTTTTCGCCAGTTACAATCCTCCAAA TAATGAATGTGAGAGGGATGCAGTTGTGGTCGGGCTGGTGAACAGTGCTACATCCCTCTAtgcctccatctctgtcttttccaTCCTTGGGTTTAAAGCAAACTCCAACTACATTACCTGTCTTGACAG CAACATCTTGGCTCTGACCAACCATTTTGAGGTTTCAGACCAGAACATAACAGTGGACAACTATGATCATTGGTTTGAATACCTGAATGGGACATTTCCAGATGAGGTCTCCAGTTTGAACCTGAGGCACTGCAATCTGCAAACTTTCCTCGACCAG AGTGCATCAGGTACTGGCCTGGCATTTATTGTGTTCACTGAGGCGGTGATAGAGATGCCAGGCTCTCAGGTATGGGCTGTACTGTTCTTCGCCATGCTCTTCAGCTTGGGTCTCTCAACTATGTTTGGAACCTTGGAAGGAGTCCTCAATGCCCTCCAGGAACTAAACATGGCACCCAAGTGGATACCCAAGGAGCTCTTCAGAG CATTAGTTTGCTTGATATGCCTCCTGGGGTCTCTGATCTTCACCCTGGGTTCGGGGAACTACTGGTTGGAAGTCTTTAATTCCTATGTGGGCTCTGCTCCTTTGCTCATCATCGGCTTCTTTGAGGTCGTTGGGGTGGTCTATGTCTACGGACTGAGACG TTTCAGTGAGGACATCCACTTCATGACAGGGAGAAAACCCAACATCTTCTGGAAGGTCTGCTGGGTGTTTATTAGTCCTCTGATGTTGCTAGTTGTCTTCCTAGCCTATGTTGCTGTCCAGTCACAGAAGCACCCCACCTATCCTGCATGGAACCCTAACTAT GTGGATTTCCCCAAAACAGAAGTGACGCCTTACCCAGACTGGGTGTTTGCTAtcattgtcttcctctctgcgCTGCCTGTAGCTCCCATTCCCCTGGTAGCTCTTTACAGACTGATCTGCTGTGGGATCTTTAGGAGGTCCTCTGAAGTCTCTCGGAACAGGCCCAACACTTATGCCAACGATGGCTATGCTGTGGATACATAG
- the LOC139908229 gene encoding sodium-dependent neutral amino acid transporter B(0)AT1-like: protein MRLVLPNPGLEDRIPSHEELERMEKEEAGDRPKWDNKAQYILTCVGFCIGLGNVWRFPYLCQSHGGGAFMIPYLILLVLEGTPLLLLEFAIGQRLRKGSVGVWRAINPYLTGVGIASMLVSLLVGLYYNTIMAWIMWYLFNSFQDPLPWTQCPLNENGTGFVAECEQSSTVDYYFYRVTLSSSATISDSGGIHWPIVLCLAAAWTILYVCCIRGIKTSGKAVYITSTLPYIVLTIFLIRGLTLKGALSGIKFLFIPDVDELMNPTTWLDAGAQVFYAFGLGWGGLISFSSYNPIHNNCKQDALILSAVTGFTSVYAATVIYSIIGFRATEKYDNCFNGNIMALLNAFDLAEDSITTSNYETALNHLNSSSPDIVLGLNIKTCDMQKLLSEGVEGTGLAFIVFTEAIAKMPVSPIWSILFFIMLLCLGLSTMFGNIEGVVVPLKDLNIFPRKWPQEVLTGITCAVAFIIALLFAQHSGNYWLALFDNFAGSVPLLTIGFFEMIAVVYIYGIDRFNKDLEFMIGHKPSIYWQATWRFISPLIVLVILVFYLVTQVQEELTYLVWDPNSEEFPSLASVLYPAWVNVVIFILAGIPSLTVPVYALCRLVFVRCCKKRILSRK, encoded by the exons ATGAGACTGGTACTCCCTAACCCAGGACTGGAGGACCGGATCCCCTCCCatgaggagctggagaggatggagaaggaggaggccGGGGACAGGCCCAAGTGGGACAACAAAGCCCAGTACATCCTCACCTGTGTGGGCTTCTGCATCGGGCTTGGCAACGTCTGGAGATTCCCTTACCTGTGTCAAAGCCACGGAGGAG GCGCCTTTATGATTCCCTACCTAATCCTGTTGGTCCTGGAAGGAACACCTCTCCTCCTGTTGGAGTTTGCCATCGGCCAGCGCCTCAGGAAAGGCAGCGTGGGCGTGTGGCGGGCCATCAATCCTTACCTGACTGGTGTTG GTATCGCCTCCATGCTGGTCTCCCTCCTGGTCGGACTGTACTACAACACCATCATGGCCTGGATCATGTGGTATCTCTTCAACTCCTTCCAAGACCCGTTGCCTTGGACCCAGTGTCCACTCAATGAAAATGGGACAG GCTTTGTGGCAGAGTGTGAACAGAGCTCCACTGTGGATTACTATTTTTACCGAGTGACTCTGAGCAGTTCAGCCACTATATCTGACTCTGGGGGAATCCACTGGCCCATAGTGCTTTGTCTGGCAGCTGCCTGGACCATCCTCTATGTCTGCTGCATTAGGGGGATCAAGACATCAGGCAAG GCAGTGTACATCACATCCACCCTGCCTTACATAGTGCTGACCATCTTCCTGATCCGAGGACTGACTCTTAAAGGCGCCCTAAGTGGAATCAAGTTCCTCTTCATACCAGAT GTGGATGAGTTAATGAACCCAACAACTTGGCTGGATGCGGGCGCCCAGGTTTTCTACGCCTTCGGTTTGGGGTGGGGAGGCCTCATCtccttctcaagctacaacccCATCCA CAACAATTGCAAGCAAGATGCTTTGATTCTGTCTGCTGTCACTGGCTTCACCTCAGTCTACGCTGCCACAGTCATCTACTCCATCATCGGCTTCAGGGCCACAGAGAAATATGACAACTGTTTCAACGG aaacATCATGGCATTATTAAATGCATTTGATCTCGCTGAAGACAGCATCACTACAAGCAATTATGAGACGGCCTTGAACCATCTCAACAGCTCCTCTCCAGATATTGTTTTGGGATTGAATATCAAAACCTGTGACATGCAGAAACTACTCAGTGAG GGTGTGGAGGGAACAGGTCTGGCCTTCATTGTGTTCACGGAGGCCATCGCCAAGATGCCTGTTTCCCCCATCTGGTCTATCCTCTTTTTCATCATGCTTCTCTGCCTGGGGCTCTCAACCATGTTTGGCAACATCGAGGGAGTCGTGGTTCCCTTAAAAGACCTTAATATTTTTCCTCGGAAATGGCCCCAGGAGGTGTTGACTG GTATAACATGCGCCGTCGCTTTCATTATTGCCCTCCTGTTTGCGCAGCATTCAGGGAACTACTGGCTAGCTCTATTTGACAACTTCGCTGGCTCTGTTCCACTTCTGACCATCGGCTTCTTTGAGATGATAGCTGTCGTTTACATCTATGGCATAGACAG GTTCAATAAGGACTTGGAGTTCATGATCGGACATAAGCCCTCCATCTATTGGCAGGCTACCTGGAGGTTTATCAGTCCTCTAATCGTCCTGGTTATCTTGGTCTTCTACCTGGTGACCCAAGTCCAAGAAGAGCTGACCTACTTAGTCTGGGACCCCAACTCT GAGGAATTCCCGTCTCTGGCGTCAGTCCTGTACCCTGCATGGGTCAACGTGGTCATCTTTATTTTGGCAGGAATCCCCAGTCTGACAGTACCTGTGTATGCTTTGTGTAGGCTGGTCTTTGTTCGCTGCTGCAAGAAAAGAATACTGTCGAGAAAGTAA